In one window of Candidatus Sulfuricurvum sp. RIFRC-1 DNA:
- the ppk2 gene encoding polyphosphate kinase 2, whose product MGAKHSMATTEIAEATQIEDIVHEDRRKDQVIPSDEKRKSGSKEERLPVWIKQSVLEYEKDLKSLQIELLKLQNHVKDKGIKILMIFEGRDAAGKGGTIKRITEHLNPRGARVVALDKPSDVEKTQWYFQRYSQHLPSAGEIVLFDRSWYNRGGVEPVMGFCTPEEHQEFLNHVSEFERMLVNSGIILFKFYFSVSKTEQARRFKERKTDPLKQFKLSPVDAASQELWDKYTTVKHSMLKASHTGSTPWIIIRSDNKKKARINCIRHILSSVQYPSKNPPNLKTSKKILIWGDEEIKLMETMMLGKDDKGLQKKG is encoded by the coding sequence ATGGGCGCTAAACACTCTATGGCAACAACAGAGATTGCCGAAGCTACACAAATCGAAGATATCGTTCATGAAGATAGACGTAAAGATCAGGTGATACCTTCAGATGAAAAACGCAAAAGCGGTTCCAAAGAAGAGCGGCTTCCGGTGTGGATCAAGCAATCTGTTCTAGAGTACGAAAAAGATCTCAAAAGTCTCCAAATTGAATTGCTGAAACTTCAAAATCATGTCAAAGATAAAGGGATTAAAATCCTCATGATTTTTGAAGGACGTGATGCGGCAGGAAAAGGGGGAACCATCAAACGGATTACCGAACACCTGAATCCTCGCGGTGCCCGTGTCGTAGCCCTTGACAAACCTTCCGATGTCGAAAAAACGCAATGGTATTTTCAGCGCTATTCTCAGCACCTTCCCAGCGCGGGAGAGATTGTCTTGTTCGATCGAAGCTGGTATAACCGAGGAGGTGTTGAACCCGTAATGGGATTTTGTACCCCCGAAGAGCATCAAGAGTTTTTGAATCATGTCAGTGAATTTGAGCGGATGCTTGTAAACTCCGGCATAATCTTGTTTAAATTCTATTTTTCCGTTTCTAAAACTGAACAAGCCAGACGATTTAAAGAGCGCAAAACCGATCCTCTCAAACAGTTCAAACTCTCCCCAGTTGATGCTGCGTCTCAAGAATTATGGGACAAATATACAACTGTCAAACACTCCATGCTCAAAGCATCCCATACCGGTTCCACTCCATGGATTATCATCCGATCCGATAACAAGAAAAAAGCCCGTATCAATTGTATCAGACACATTTTATCCAGCGTTCAATACCCTTCCAAAAATCCGCCGAATTTAAAAACGTCGAAAAAAATTCTGATTTGGGGAGATGAAGAGATTAAACTCATGGAGACGATGATGTTAGGGAAAGATGATAAAGGGCTACAGAAAAAAGGGTAA